From the Ilumatobacteraceae bacterium genome, the window GTGACGGCACCAGCGTCCGCGGCAACATCGTGAACTGCCCACCCGACCCCGACCACGTCTCGCTCGGGATGCGGGTTCGCCTCACCACGATCTCGATGGGCACCGACGACCGCGGCATCGAAGCGGTCAACTACGGATTCGAACCAAGCTGACGACATCGCGAGTTGTGCCAGGCACAACTCGCGATGCGAAAGGACAGGACAATGAGCGCGAGTGACGACATCTGGATCCTCGGGATCCACATGACCAAGTTCGGCAAGCACTTCGACCAGGACGTGGTCGACCTCGGCGCCGAGGCGATCATGGGAGCGCTCGGTGACGCCGGGGTGACGATGGCCGACATCGGCGTGCTCGCCGCCGGCAACCTGATGGGCCGGGGCGGGATCGCCCAGCAACTGCAGAAGCAGGTCGGCCAGACCGGCATCCCCGCCTACAACGTGTCGAACGCGTGCGCCACCGGCGCCACCGCGCTGCGCACCGCGATCATGGCGATCAAGGCCGGCGAGGTCGACATGGGCCTCGCGGTCGGTGTCGAGAAGCTGGCCGGGGTCGGCCTACTCGGTGGCGGCGGCGTCGCCAAGAGCGACGGCGACGAGTGGGAACCGTCGGGCCGTTACGGTGCCGTCGGCCCGGTCGACGGCCGGATCGGCACCGAGGCGATGCCCGGTGTGTTCGCCCAGGTCGGCATGGAGTACGGCCACAAGTACGGCGGGACGAGCTTCGAGCTGTTCGCCAAGATCAGCGAGAAGAACCACTCGCACTCGACCCTCAACCCGCTCGCCGCCTATTCGAAGGCGATGTCGCTCGAACAGATCATGGGCGACGTCATGATCGCCTACCCGAACACCCGGCCGATGTGCTCCGCGAACTGCGACGGCGCCGCAGCCGCGGTCGTCGTCAACGGCGAGAAGCTCAAGACGCTGTCGCTCGAGCAGCAACGCCGGGCCGTCAAGGTCAGCGCGTCGATCCTCACCTCCGATCCGTGGCAGGAGGCGTGCCAGGTGTTGCCCGACGTGAACACGCTCACCCGCAACGCGGCCACACAGGCGTACGAGCAGGCCGGGGTCGGCCCCGACGATCTCGACCTCGTCGAACTCCACGACTGCTTCGCCACCGCCGAGCTCGTCCACTACGACAACCTCATGCTGTGCGAGCAGGGTGGCGCCGTCGACTTCTTCGAGTCGGGTGCACCGTGGCGTGACGGTCGCATGCCGGTCAACGTCTCCGGCGGACTCCAGTCGAAGGGCCATCCGATCTCGGCGACCGGTATCGCCAACATCTGGGAGGTCGCCCAGCACGTCCGCGGCGAGGGTGGGCCACGTCAGATCGAGGGTGCCAAGATCGGCCTCGCCCACGTGATCGGGCTCGGCTCGGCGTGCGGCATCCACATCCTGGAGAAGTCCGGTTTGGCGGCCGCCTGATGGGCCGCCGTACCGTCGCCGACCTCGTCGCCGAGGCGAAGAGCCGCATCGAAGAG encodes:
- a CDS encoding thiolase family protein: MSASDDIWILGIHMTKFGKHFDQDVVDLGAEAIMGALGDAGVTMADIGVLAAGNLMGRGGIAQQLQKQVGQTGIPAYNVSNACATGATALRTAIMAIKAGEVDMGLAVGVEKLAGVGLLGGGGVAKSDGDEWEPSGRYGAVGPVDGRIGTEAMPGVFAQVGMEYGHKYGGTSFELFAKISEKNHSHSTLNPLAAYSKAMSLEQIMGDVMIAYPNTRPMCSANCDGAAAAVVVNGEKLKTLSLEQQRRAVKVSASILTSDPWQEACQVLPDVNTLTRNAATQAYEQAGVGPDDLDLVELHDCFATAELVHYDNLMLCEQGGAVDFFESGAPWRDGRMPVNVSGGLQSKGHPISATGIANIWEVAQHVRGEGGPRQIEGAKIGLAHVIGLGSACGIHILEKSGLAAA